Within the Musa acuminata AAA Group cultivar baxijiao chromosome BXJ2-9, Cavendish_Baxijiao_AAA, whole genome shotgun sequence genome, the region CCTCCGAGTTCTTCACCCCAGAACAACTGTTtcccatcatcatcttcatcctcATCCTCAATTTCGTCGTCGTAGCCGAGCTCCCCATCACCCCTGTATCCAGCCTCGCTTCCATAGCCGGATTCGTTCCCCTGGGATTCCAGCATCCCTGCACCTCCAACGCCTGGAATTCCCCCAAACCCGGAGGTTTCCCTTTCCAACCTCACTCCTACTGCGACCTCCCTCCCCTCTCTCCTCGTCACCCGGGCTGCCTCGCTGGCATCCGATCCCCAGCTCCAGTCCCCGATCACGAAAAACTCCCCGCTCGAATCCGTTCCACCAGCAGCCAGCGGGAAGTCAGAGCAGGTAGCGTACGTCGCCGAGACGCCGCCCCAGGGTCGGGTCCCGCTGCGATCGGAGCTGCGACCGGAGATCGACCGCGATccatgccgccgccgccgcttcccCGCGAACCACCGCAGCCCCTCCTCCCGTCTTGGAGGCCGAGGCGGCGGGGGGTCGTCTTTCAGGCTGAGCCGCGATATGTCGAGGCCAACTGCGTTGGCGGGGGAGGGGGCGGTGGACCGATCGGCGAGGCAGGGCTTCTTGGCGCGGAAGGGATACGACCTGGGTGGATCCGCAGCAACGAGCGTTTGCAATTGGAAGGGCTTCCACGCGTGGAGCAGCAGCGTGCACGAATCGATTGCGTGGCGTGAGTTCGCGGTTCTCGGTTTCATCGCCGCCCCGAGGGATCACGAACTCATTTC harbors:
- the LOC135583845 gene encoding uncharacterized protein LOC135583845 isoform X2; this translates as MKPRTANSRHAIDSCTLLLHAWKPFQLQTLVAADPPRSYPFRAKKPCLADRSTAPSPANAVGLDISRLSLKDDPPPPRPPRREEGLRWFAGKRRRRHGSRSISGRSSDRSGTRPWGGVSATYATCSDFPLAAGGTDSSGEFFVIGDWSWGSDASEAARVTRREGREVAVGVRLERETSGFGGIPGVGGAGMLESQGNESGYGSEAGYRGDGELGYDDEIEDEDEDDDGKQLFWGEELGDADQMEIVSENKFAEQKAHHRGRHRKHDWRIMASLSKPC
- the LOC135583845 gene encoding uncharacterized protein LOC135583845 isoform X3, producing MKPRTANSRHAIDSCTLLLHAWKPFQLQTLVAADPPRSYPFRAKKPCLADRSTAPSPANAVGLDISRLSLKDDPPPPRPPRREEGLRWFAGKRRRRHGSRSISGRSSDRSGTRPWGGVSATYATCSDFPLAAGGTDSSGEFFVIGDWSWGSDASEAARVTRREGREVAVGVRLERETSGFGGIPGVGGAGMLESQGNESGYGSEAGYRGDGELGYDDEIEDEDEDDDGKQLFWGEELGGRHHSFIGKRN
- the LOC135583845 gene encoding uncharacterized protein LOC135583845 isoform X1, with the translated sequence MKPRTANSRHAIDSCTLLLHAWKPFQLQTLVAADPPRSYPFRAKKPCLADRSTAPSPANAVGLDISRLSLKDDPPPPRPPRREEGLRWFAGKRRRRHGSRSISGRSSDRSGTRPWGGVSATYATCSDFPLAAGGTDSSGEFFVIGDWSWGSDASEAARVTRREGREVAVGVRLERETSGFGGIPGVGGAGMLESQGNESGYGSEAGYRGDGELGYDDEIEDEDEDDDGKQLFWGEELGATDADQMEIVSENKFAEQKAHHRGRHRKHDWRIMASLSKPC